In Candidatus Coatesbacteria bacterium, a genomic segment contains:
- a CDS encoding peptidoglycan DD-metalloendopeptidase family protein, which produces MPANRNRSTNYSLMIVPHGGGRAKPYSIPRWAVVVGIVLLAAIVIGLGATALYYATRYEEVRDELAPLEERSEFLARKNSEYKGSALVSNSELNSLRIAAERDRLAYERSMMNVRAQLAQLQTFYKNLRIMAGFKLEEQDADELLGRGGPSGVDGPPAEEASSVEDEESEEAEVITSFGYTSHSANEYAANEALLLSEMAELSQDMYSLVRDLESRISTISPDVPYGVPVQGVITSYFGEPRWHGPHKGLDIAAPIGTPVRTPASGVVIEASYRGAYGLTVWIDHGNGYQTRYAHMASVGVEIGQRINAGQVVGAVGVTGATTGPHLHYEVRLNGIALDPVNYLVQ; this is translated from the coding sequence TTGCCCGCAAACAGAAACCGCTCCACGAACTACTCCTTGATGATCGTGCCCCACGGAGGCGGCCGCGCCAAACCCTACAGCATCCCCCGCTGGGCCGTTGTCGTGGGTATCGTCCTGCTGGCCGCCATCGTCATCGGACTCGGCGCCACCGCGCTCTACTACGCTACCCGCTACGAGGAGGTCCGCGATGAGCTGGCCCCCCTCGAGGAGCGCAGCGAGTTCCTGGCGCGCAAGAACAGCGAGTACAAGGGCTCGGCCCTGGTCTCCAACTCCGAGCTCAACTCCCTGCGCATCGCCGCCGAGCGCGATCGGCTGGCCTACGAGCGCTCGATGATGAACGTCCGCGCCCAATTGGCCCAGCTCCAGACCTTCTATAAGAACCTGCGGATCATGGCCGGCTTCAAGCTCGAGGAACAGGACGCCGATGAGCTGCTCGGCCGCGGCGGACCCTCCGGCGTCGACGGACCGCCGGCGGAGGAAGCGAGCAGCGTCGAGGACGAGGAGAGCGAAGAGGCCGAGGTGATCACCTCCTTCGGCTACACCAGCCACTCGGCCAACGAGTACGCCGCCAACGAAGCCCTGTTGCTCTCCGAGATGGCCGAACTGAGCCAGGATATGTACAGCCTGGTCCGGGACCTGGAAAGCCGCATCTCGACGATCAGCCCCGACGTGCCCTACGGCGTCCCCGTCCAGGGGGTCATCACCAGCTACTTCGGCGAGCCGCGCTGGCACGGACCCCACAAGGGCCTGGACATCGCCGCCCCCATCGGCACCCCGGTGCGTACCCCGGCCTCCGGCGTCGTCATCGAGGCCTCCTACCGCGGAGCCTACGGCCTGACCGTCTGGATCGACCACGGCAACGGCTACCAGACCCGCTACGCGCACATGGCCAGCGTCGGCGTCGAGATCGGCCAGCGGATCAACGCCGGCCAGGTCGTCGGCGCCGTCGGCGTGACCGGCGCCACCACCGGCCCCCACCTGCATTACGAGGTCCGCCTCAACGGCATCGCCCTCGATCCGGTCAACTACCTGGTTCAGTAA
- a CDS encoding T9SS type A sorting domain-containing protein gives MKRLTIALVIGLLCCSGGVQAEWPKMFISSAYNLCYVSPPHLGGDGVWRVVTDDYNGFNYVLHEKEGTGWVSVGSSWDWDWYDHCGDRPYYPVYDSYGNYNVVFIQDGEVFVGNPSWPDGYSLGEMDWYRYNFGTFCPLQGSYGRFAILDNSKLYTGWIYESYYDGVWLNLLTDSCSTYFNYQYHEPTNTEHLFIKRDGRFAHFYGEYLIPDWYEFEIDEYTIAGSYCFGYLGPDGTVYITYLQGDELHLITDDGADKVDEVIVINDDDGFQSPVRLYADEDGPVVLADMWCYWPNPGGDYWYGEKYTDSEIDLFPKYLFRDLDQICIVSAEGNYNVCFYRDWQIGISDTDLEARVEDDGVLVSWTTEDDPGGTRWTLERDGSEVVNLSGRTSYRYLDRDLEPGVHRYTLVATTADGETFRVGPVEIVYDEESLPRVVLHPPYPCPASNWTAFELELPADCAAARLEIYDLAGRLVETLNPEPTSGRQLLALDCTSYAPGVYSAILRADGETASRRVLINH, from the coding sequence ATGAAAAGATTAACGATCGCCCTCGTCATCGGCCTGCTTTGTTGCAGCGGCGGCGTTCAGGCCGAGTGGCCGAAAATGTTTATCAGTTCCGCTTATAACCTGTGTTATGTCAGCCCGCCACATCTCGGTGGCGATGGGGTATGGCGAGTGGTAACCGATGATTATAATGGCTTTAACTACGTGTTGCACGAGAAGGAAGGAACCGGATGGGTTAGTGTGGGTTCAAGTTGGGATTGGGACTGGTACGATCATTGTGGTGATCGTCCCTATTATCCAGTATATGATAGCTACGGGAACTATAATGTTGTCTTTATCCAGGACGGTGAAGTATTTGTCGGTAATCCATCCTGGCCCGATGGTTATAGTCTGGGGGAAATGGATTGGTATCGATATAACTTTGGAACTTTCTGCCCCCTGCAGGGCTCCTATGGTCGTTTCGCCATTCTCGACAACTCCAAGCTGTACACCGGTTGGATATATGAGTCTTACTATGATGGTGTCTGGTTGAACTTGCTCACTGATTCATGCTCGACCTATTTCAACTACCAATACCACGAACCCACCAATACGGAGCATTTATTCATCAAACGCGATGGTAGGTTTGCCCATTTCTACGGCGAGTATCTCATACCTGACTGGTATGAGTTTGAGATAGATGAATATACCATCGCAGGAAGCTATTGCTTCGGGTATTTGGGTCCCGACGGTACGGTCTACATTACCTACCTTCAGGGAGATGAACTCCACCTGATTACCGACGACGGCGCTGATAAGGTCGATGAAGTGATCGTCATCAACGACGACGATGGCTTCCAATCACCCGTAAGGCTCTACGCCGACGAGGATGGCCCTGTCGTATTGGCCGATATGTGGTGTTACTGGCCCAATCCCGGCGGGGATTATTGGTATGGTGAAAAGTATACTGATAGTGAAATCGATTTATTCCCGAAATACCTCTTCCGTGATCTAGACCAGATCTGCATCGTTTCCGCGGAGGGGAATTATAACGTCTGCTTCTACCGCGACTGGCAAATCGGTATTAGCGATACAGACCTCGAAGCGAGAGTGGAGGACGACGGTGTGCTGGTCAGTTGGACGACCGAGGACGATCCCGGCGGCACTCGTTGGACGCTGGAGCGAGACGGTTCCGAGGTGGTGAACCTCAGCGGCCGGACGAGTTACAGGTACCTGGACCGCGACCTGGAACCCGGCGTCCACCGTTACACCCTGGTTGCGACCACGGCGGACGGTGAGACCTTCCGGGTCGGCCCCGTAGAGATCGTCTACGATGAAGAATCTCTACCCCGGGTCGTCCTGCACCCACCCTATCCCTGTCCGGCGTCGAACTGGACTGCGTTTGAGCTCGAGCTGCCCGCGGACTGCGCGGCCGCGCGGCTGGAAATCTACGATCTGGCGGGCAGGCTTGTGGAAACCCTGAATCCCGAACCTACCTCCGGACGCCAGCTCCTGGCTCTGGACTGCACCTCCTACGCCCCCGGTGTCTACAGCGCCATCCTGCGGGCCGACGGAGAAACGGCGAGCCGTCGGGTGCTGATAAACCACTAG
- a CDS encoding lactate utilization protein — MPNAGDEKTRRSLERYHRLNAEAVTAQLEALGYRAVFVEDREAALRELLERVPAEAVVGAGGSLTLAQLGALEALRERGHEILYAPVDAPREEKLRIRRRSLSADVFLSGVNALSADGEIVNLDGLGNRVAGLSFGPERVILVCGINKLCPDLESAVVRVREKAAPANAMRLEKNTPCAATGYCHDCDHAERICNRLLIHLRAGHQQTHLILVDENLGL; from the coding sequence ATGCCCAATGCCGGCGACGAAAAGACGCGCCGCTCCCTGGAACGCTACCACCGGCTGAACGCCGAGGCCGTCACGGCCCAGCTCGAGGCTCTCGGCTATCGGGCCGTTTTCGTCGAGGACCGCGAAGCCGCCCTGCGGGAGCTGCTGGAGCGCGTTCCCGCGGAAGCCGTCGTCGGCGCCGGTGGCTCGCTGACCCTGGCTCAGCTCGGCGCCCTGGAGGCCCTGCGCGAGCGCGGCCACGAGATCCTCTACGCCCCGGTCGACGCCCCCCGGGAGGAGAAGCTGCGCATCCGGCGCCGGAGCCTGTCGGCCGACGTCTTCCTCTCCGGTGTCAACGCCCTGAGCGCCGACGGCGAGATCGTCAACCTCGACGGGCTGGGTAACCGCGTCGCCGGCCTGAGCTTCGGCCCCGAGCGCGTGATCCTTGTCTGCGGGATCAACAAGCTCTGCCCGGACCTGGAGTCCGCCGTGGTCCGGGTGCGCGAGAAGGCGGCCCCGGCCAACGCCATGCGCCTGGAAAAGAACACCCCCTGCGCCGCCACGGGCTACTGCCACGACTGCGATCACGCGGAGCGCATCTGCAATCGGCTGCTGATCCATCTGCGCGCCGGGCACCAGCAGACCCACCTGATCCTGGTCGACGAAAACCTGGGATTGTAG
- a CDS encoding NTP transferase domain-containing protein, with amino-acid sequence MAVILAGGRGNRLGILTAKRAKPAVPFGGKYRIIDFTLSNCVNSLVYNVCVLTQYRPHSLMHHLGRGAPWDLNRFEGGLTLLHPHPGGQVDGWYRGTADAVFQNLPWLRDQKPERALILSGDHIYKMNYARMIAEHKESGARVTVAAMEVPWEDAPRFGVIEADEDGTITRFLEKVPDPPSNLANMGIYIFDLELLDELLVEDAVLEDSAHDFGKNILPTCVERRLGIRVHRFQESYWRDVGTIQSYWQANMDLLSPLPEFDLYDTDHRVHTRSAEAPAVRLGRGAKVSESLLSNGSSVNGVVQRSVISPHVEIHSGAVVRDSIIFSDTVIEEGAVVDHAIIDKNVVVGVETLLGTGENKSPNTEEPQKYDSGLTVVGRNARIPRQTSIGRNVVIHPDVTDPRAFHDRQVESGSTIHG; translated from the coding sequence ATGGCCGTCATCCTGGCCGGGGGCCGGGGCAACCGCCTCGGCATACTGACCGCCAAGCGGGCCAAGCCCGCCGTACCCTTCGGCGGCAAGTACCGGATCATCGACTTCACCCTCTCCAATTGCGTCAACTCCCTGGTCTACAACGTCTGCGTACTGACCCAGTACCGGCCGCACTCGCTGATGCACCACCTGGGCCGGGGGGCGCCCTGGGACCTCAACCGCTTCGAGGGCGGGTTGACCCTGCTGCATCCCCACCCGGGGGGCCAGGTCGACGGCTGGTACCGGGGCACGGCCGACGCCGTCTTCCAAAACCTGCCCTGGCTGCGCGACCAGAAACCGGAACGGGCGCTGATCCTTTCCGGCGATCACATCTACAAGATGAACTACGCTCGGATGATCGCCGAGCACAAGGAGTCCGGCGCCCGGGTCACCGTGGCGGCGATGGAGGTCCCCTGGGAGGACGCTCCGCGCTTCGGCGTCATCGAGGCCGACGAGGACGGCACCATCACCCGCTTCCTGGAGAAGGTGCCCGATCCGCCCAGCAACCTGGCCAACATGGGCATCTACATCTTCGACCTCGAGCTGCTCGATGAGCTGCTGGTCGAGGACGCCGTGCTCGAGGACTCGGCCCACGATTTCGGTAAGAACATTCTGCCCACCTGCGTCGAACGACGCCTCGGCATCCGCGTCCACCGCTTCCAGGAGAGCTACTGGCGCGATGTGGGCACCATCCAGAGCTACTGGCAGGCCAATATGGACCTGCTCAGCCCGTTACCCGAGTTCGATCTCTACGACACCGACCACCGGGTCCACACCCGTTCGGCCGAGGCCCCGGCGGTGCGCCTTGGTCGAGGGGCCAAGGTCTCGGAGAGCCTGCTCTCCAACGGCTCCAGCGTCAACGGCGTGGTCCAGCGCAGCGTCATCTCGCCCCACGTCGAGATCCACTCCGGCGCCGTGGTGCGCGACTCGATCATTTTCTCGGACACGGTGATCGAGGAAGGCGCCGTCGTCGACCACGCCATCATCGACAAGAATGTCGTCGTCGGCGTCGAGACCCTGCTGGGCACCGGGGAAAACAAGTCCCCCAACACCGAAGAACCGCAGAAGTACGACAGCGGCTTGACCGTCGTCGGACGCAACGCCCGCATCCCGCGCCAGACCTCCATCGGCCGCAACGTCGTCATCCACCCCGACGTCACCGACCCCCGAGCCTTCCACGACCGCCAGGTGGAAAGCGGCTCGACCATCCACGGCTGA